The genomic stretch GCTGTCGATCCGCGGCCTTCGGATTGTCGAGGAGATACTCCTGCAGATGTTCGGAGGCTGAGATCCGATCGCCGCGCGCGGTCTCGAGCTGCGCCAGCTGGAACAGCGCATCCCCCGTCTTCGATGCCAACGGATACTCGACGACGAGCCGGCGATAGTCGCGCTCCGCGTCCTGCGGCGTCGCGGCGAGCGCGGCCCGCCAGTACAGCGCGTCCGCGTACACGGGGCTGTCCGAATTGTTCGCGGCCAGTACCGAGTCGATGAGCACGCGGCCGGCGGCGCCGTTGCCGCTTACCACGAGCTGTTTGGCGCGCGCGAACACCGCGTCCGCGCCGGAGGATGTTTGCGCGCCGGCGATCGACGCGGCTGCACACAGGAGGACGACGAAACGCATGCGTCTGTTCAGGTGTTCAGGCGGCGCGGCGACGCGATGGCGCGCCGCACAATGAGAGCACGAGATTGGAGAGGAGCTGTTCTTCCGACGACAGGCGCGTCTCCTTGAGCATCGCGTCCGCGTTGAGGAGGGCGTCCAGCGCGTCGTCGATCGCGCGCGGCGACCAGCGCTCTGATTCCCGCGCACACGTCGACACGAACTCGGACCATGATCGGCCCGTGTATACCGATCCGGATTGTTTCAAGAGCTCGAATAGCTCACTGCTCAGCCGCGCGGGATGCGTGCCGCGATCTCGTGCCGCCTGCGCCCAACCCATGACGAGCGTTTGCGCGGCGAGCGCCATCACCGTCGTGACGCCGCTCGCTTTCGGTTGCTGCAACACGACGGGTAACATCGTCAACGCCGACTTCGCGTCACGCCGCGCGACCGCGTCGAGGAAGTCGCCCATCGTTTCACCCGGGCGCACGCCGACGACCGCCGTCACCGCCGCTTCGTTGATCGGACCGCCGCCGGTGTAGCTGATCAACTTGTCGAGCTCCACCTTGAGCTGCGCCAGGTCCGTGCCCGCGGCTTCCTGCAACAGCGTGACGGCGCCTTCGGTGATCGTCGCGCCGAGATCGTGCTCGACGTAGTATGCGATCCACTTCGGAATGCGTGCGCCGCTCAACGGTGCGTACTCGATCGCGACCGACATGTCGGCGAGCTTCTTGTCCACTTTCACGCCGGCCGGCGCGACCATCAGCAGCAGGAGGTCGGGCGCGGGCCGCTTGAGATACCCGTCCAGCATGGCGCGCGCGTCCTTCTTCAGCGCGGTGACGTCGCGAAGCCACACCACGCGGCGGTCCGCCATCATCGGCGGAGTGCTCAGCACGGAGCCCAGCGTTTCGGCATCGACGTCGCTGCCGCGAAGCGTCTCGAAGTTGAAGTCGCGCGTCGCGGCATCGACCGCGACGGCGAGCACGCGCTTCACTTCTTCGTCTTTCAGGTAATCGTCTTCGCCAAAGAAGTAGTACGCCGGCGCGAAGGCGCGCTCCTTGATTGCGGTGCGCAGAACCTTGGCGTCGGAGACGGGCGACATGGCGCTGAATATAGGCTTTCGCGCGTCGATTCACACAAAAAAGCCGGCTCGCGGCCGGCGGTCTTTCGCCCTATGGACGCTCTAGCGTCCCAACTCCGTGTCGCGCGTCTCCATGCTCGCAAAGCGCATCGGCGCCTGACCAACCATCCAGACCGCGGGCCAGACGGGAATGCCAGTCGGCACGGATGCGAGCGCGGCATTGGCCATCGACGCCGTGCCCGGCATCGGATCCTGCGCACCCGTAAACGCCGTCGCAATGCCTACGCTATCGCTCGGCGCGAAGTAGCGCGTCGTCTCGACCGTCATGTACGCAACCGCAACCAAGCTCGCGGCAAGCGCGGCGACCGCGGCGATCGATGTGTAACTGGGCCGCGATTGCACGACGTCGGTCCGCGAAATCGGTCCGAGCTCCGCGAGGCGCGCGTTCAACCGCGCCATGAAATCGGGCGACGTCTCGATCGGCGGAAGATTGTGCACCAGCAGCAAGCTGCGCCGAACCCGCACGTCCTGTCGCGAACAACCGGAACAAACCATCACGTGTCGCCGCATGGCTTCCATCTCGACCACAGGCAGCAGGTCGTCCACGAATGCAACGTGTTTGTTCCGAAACTCACGACAGTCCATCAGTCAGCTCACAACGGTGGGTGATTCGTTCGCCCTTCCGTACCCGGTGTCGTAGATGCGGTTCCAGAATATGCGTTAGGGCCGCGTGGCGGGAGGGGTTGGAGGGGTTGCGTGGGAATCGGCGACCGGGACCCGACAACGAAAAGGGGGAGCTGCCGGCGTCAGCCGCAGCCCCCCCTCGCTACCCCCTCGCTACCCCCGACGATGACTACCGATTCAGTCGATCTTCGGCTCGATGATCGAGGCAAATGCGTTCCGCGCCCGGTTCAACCGCGACTTCACCGTGCCGAGGTTGCAGTCCGTGATCTCGGCGATCTCTTCGTATGACTTGCCCTCGAGCTCACGCAGCACGAAAACCTGGCGATGATGCTCCGGCAGCTTGGCCACCGTGTCTTCGACGAGCTCGCGGAGATGACGCTTGCGGTACATGTCATCCGGTCGCGACGACGAATCCTCGAACTGCAGAGGACGGTCCTCGTCGTCCCAGTTCGCCCTGATCGTCTGGAACAAAACGAGCGGATTGCGCGAGCGATTGCGCAGCTCGTTCTTCGCAAGGTTGGATGCGATCGTGTAGACCCACGTCGAGAATTTCTTCGTCCGATCGAATCGGTGAATATGCCGGTAGACGCGAATGAAGACTTCCTGCACGAGATCCTCGGCCTTTTCGCGATCGCCGATCGTGCGGTATATGAAGTTCACGAGGCGCGTTTGATAGCGCTCTACGAGTTCCTGAAATGCGCGCTCTTCACCGCCGAGGAAGGCAGCGACCACCGTCGCGTCATCCTGCGAACGGAGCCTCTCTCGCGTCGCCGAACCAGGCAACGCTGCGCGCTTCATTGCGAGCTCAGCCATGATAGCCGGTGCCCCCTTGGCACTACAAAAAGGAAAACGCTGGGACGAGTCAGAAGGATTCGGCGTGCCGCCTTCCAGTCCCCGGGCCGTGAAAAAGCAGATCGTATGCCCTATTAGACGCCGGCGATCCAATAGCGTTAAGTGCTTGTTGGTGAATGTTTTAGGCACTCTCTAGCATTCGGCGCGACAGGGGCGGGTGTCTCAAAATGGCGACACCGGCGGGAGACAACTGTCTACCGCTGTCTCCAGTTCGACACGCCGTCCAATGCTCGAGGTTGCTAGTGCTTCTACCGGCCGGCGCGGAACCCGGCGGCGAACAGGATGCCCAATGCCGTCTTCGCGTCCTTGATCTGGCCTTCCTTGATCAACTGGAGCGCGCGCGAAAGGGTCATCGTCTCCATCGTCATGAACTCGTCGGCTTCATGACTGGTCTCGCCATGCTGGAGCCCGCTGGCGAGGAAGAGGTGGATCTTCTCATCGGTAAAGCCCGGCGTCGTAAAGATGGTCGTGAGGAACTCGACCGTCTGCGCCGTACAGCCCGTTTCTTCCTTGAGCTCGCGAACGGCGCACGCCTTCGGATCTTCTCCCGGATCCAACCGTCCGGCGGGAATCTCGTAGACGTACCCATCCGCGGCGTAGCGGTACTGCTTGATCAACAGGATTTGCGGATCATCCCCGGCAGCGTCGCTCAGAAACGGGACGACCGCGCTCGCGCCTGGATGCCTCACCATGTCCAGCTCGCCGATCGTGCCGTTCGGGAATCGAACGGTGTCGCGGTCGAGCGTGATGATCTTTCCCGTGTGTAGCCGCACGCTGCTGATCTTGCCGGGCTCGATTTCGTCGGTCATGCGACGGGCTGTCCCGATGCGTCGTACACCGTCAGCGGTCCGAACTGCATTTTTTCGAGCGATAGACGCACGCTCGATGGATCGCCGACCACGACCATTTGCAGTGCGTCGGGATGCAGATACGTCTGTGCCGCGCGGAGGATCTGGTCGGTTGTCATCGATCGCACGCGTTCGCGATAGCGGTCGTAGTAGTCTTCCGGCAATCCGTGAATGACGAGCACCGACAGCGCGGCCGCGATCGCGGCGGTCGTTTCGAAGCGAATGGGAAAAACGCCTTCGAGATAGCTGGTTGCCAATGACAGTTCGTCGTCGCTCACCGGCGCCGCGCGAATGCGGTTGATCTCGAGCAGAATCTCCTTCGCCGCTTCGTGTGTGATGTCGGACTTCACAGCGGTGTGCACCACAAACGGACCTGCTTGGCGACGCCAGTCGAACCCCGAGAACGCGCCGTATGTGTATCCGTGCGCTTCGCGCAGATTCAGGTTGATGCGCGAGTTGAACAAGCCGCCAAGCACGGCGTTCATCACGTTCGTCGGAAAGAAGTCCGGGTGATTGCGAGGAATACCGACGTGACCGATTCGCAGCTCGGATTGCGGCGCATCGCTTTTGGCGATGAGATGCACCGCGCGCTCGCGATGCCCCGGAAGATCGTCCGCCACGATTCGCACGCGCTCGCCACCGCTCCAGTCGCCGAGCGCGCGTCGCGTGAGCTCTTCGGCGCGGTCCACCGTGATGTCGCCCGTGACGATGACCGTCGTTGCCGCCGGAACGAATCGCGACTCGTAAAACGCGACGATGTGCTCGCGCTCGACGGCATCCACGCTTTTTTCGTCGCCGCCATCGGGTCGTGCGTAGCGAGAAGTCGGCACGTACAGAAAGCGTGAGAATAATTCGTCGGCGAGTCCGCGCGGCTCCGCGCGCAACTGCAGCAGCTCCGCCAACCGCTCGGCCTTGAGTCGCTCGACTTCGCGCACACGAAACGCGGGCGTTCGCACGACCTCGCCGAGTAAGTCGAACGCGGCGGGCAGGTGCTCGGCAAGCGCCGTCATGGTGACGGCGGCGGCGTCCCAATCAGCCGACGCATCGACCGACGCGCCGAGCGACTCGAAGCGCTCGATGAGCTCCGCGCCTTCGCTGCGCTCGGTTCCCTCGAGCAGGAGTTTGGCGGTGAGTTGCGCCGTGCCTTCGCGTCCAGCGGGATCGCAGACGGAGCCGGCGTCGACGAGCACCACGACCGTCGCGAGCGGCAGCTTCGTTACGGGCGCGACGACGAGATCGAGTCCGTTCGCGAGTTTCCGCCGATGAAAGCGAGGGAAGTGATATTCGCCGGGCGGTCCCGGAACCGGTCGCGGCGACTTACTCGTTGCCGGCGCGGTCATTTGGCCTCGCTTGCGGCGCCGCTGCCGACGAGCTCACCCGGTCGTTCTTCGCGCGGGACATAGAGCAGGCTCGCGCGGTTGTTCTCGTCGAGCCGCGCACGCACGAATTCGTTGACACCGTCGGTCGTGACCGCGCGATACAATCCCACCTCGGTGTTGATGCGCTCCGGATCGCCGAAATAGGTCGCGAACATCGACAACCGGTCGGCGCGCTCCGAGGCCTCTTGAATACCGGCAACGAACATCGTTTGAATGACCGCGATCGCCCGCTGGACTTCGTCGTCCGTCACGCCGTCTCGCACGAGTGTGTCGATCTCGTACGCAACTTCCTGCTCGAGCTGCTCCGCGCTGATGTTGGGGCGCGCGGTGACGTCGACGACGAAGAGATCGGCGCCCTTCGACAGATCATACGTGAACGCAGACGCGTCGGCGGCGACTTGTCGTTCGCGCACCAGCCGGCGGCGTAGACGACTGCCGTTGCGAAGACCGAGCACGGCACCGGCAACGCTGGCTGCATAGTAGTCGTCGCTGCCGAACACCGGCGAGCGGAAGGCCATGAACAGACGCGGCAGCATCACATCGTCGGGGACGACTTCGCGCTTCCACTGTCCGAACACGGGCGGCAGCGACATGTCCGGCAGCGGCGGCCGATTCGTGCCGGCGGGGATGTCGCCGAAGTGCTTTTCGATCAGTCGCCGCGCTTCGCGGGGATCGAAATCGCCGGCGATCGACAGCACTGCATTGTCGGGCGTGTAGTACGTCGCGAAGAACTGCGCGACGTCGGTAAGGCTCGCCGCGGTGAGATCCTCCATCGATCCCATCAGCGAGTGATGGAACGGATGCTCGGAAGGAAATGCGAGCGCCGGCAATTTTTCCATCCAACTGCCGTACGGCTGATTGTCCATCGTCCAACGCCGTTCGTTCATCACGACGTCGCGCTGGGTATCGAGCTTTTGCTGCGTCATCGCCGGCAGGAGCTTGCCCATGCGATTCGCCTCGAGCCACAGCGCCAGCTCCAGTTGATTCGACGGCAGCGTCTCATAGTAGTTCGTGCGCTCGAGCCACGTCGATCCGTTCAGCGTGCCGCCGGCGCGCTGTACGAGCTCGAAGTGTTCGTTCGCCTCGACGTCCGCCGATCCTTGAAACAGCATGTGCTCGAAGAGATGCGCAAAGCCGGTGCGGCCTTCGGGCTCGTTCGCCGAGCCGACATGGTACCACAGATTTACCGCCACGAGCGGGGCGGTGTGGTCCTCCGACAGCGTGACGAAGAGCCCGTTCGACAATCGGAATGTTTCGATCGGAATGCGCATCGCTCTAAATTGCACTCGCCCGGAATGCACTGGAACCCTGTCGCCAGGACATCGGCTCGAACACGCGTGACCTCCGTTCTCGTTCTCGTCGCCTGCGGCTTGATGCTGCTGTACGTTGGACTGCTCGCGATGCTCTGGCGAATCCAGGAGCGCATCGTGTTTCAGCCGCCGGCGCACCCGCCTGAAACACATGTCGACGCGACGCGCGTGGACTACCGCGCGTCGGACGGCGTTTCCTTATTCGCCTACGTCGTCGGTGATTGTCGTTCCGCGCGCACCGTACTACTCGCGTTTCACGGCAATGCCGATCTCGCGCGCTGGTTCGTGCCGTGGGCGACCGAGGTCGCCCGCCGCACCGGCGCGTGCGTCATTCTTCCCGAGTACCGTGGATACGACGGCCTCCGGCCATTTCCCTCGTACGCCACGTCCGCCGTCGATGCACGCGCCGCATTCGACTACGCCCGCGAGACGCTCGGCGTTCCCCCGTCCCGCATGGTTTTCTTCGGCCACTCGCTCGGCAGCGCGATCGCGGCAGAGCTTGCCGCGGTCGAGATGCCGCATTCCCTCGTGTTGCAGAGCCCATTCTCGACGGCGCGCGACATGGCGGCACGCATGTTTCTTCCTGGATTGACGCTGTTTTGGGGTGCCGTATCTCGCGTACACTTCGATACAATTGCGCGCGTCCGCGGTCTTTGCGCGCCGGTGTACGTCGCGCACGGCGACGCCGACCTCATCATCCCCGTGCGCATGGGCCGCGAAGTGTTTGCCGCGGCCGCGTGCCCGGGCGAGTTGTTGATCGTGCACGGCGCTGGACACAACGATGTCGCCGGTGTTGGTGGAGGGGCCTACTGGGAATGGCTGGCTCGTGCGATACGCGGCGAGGTCGCCGGCGCTACGGGTCCCGGCGCTACGGGTCCCGGCGCTACGGGTCCCGGCGCTACGGCTCCCGACGCTGCAGCAGAAACGCGATCGGCACCTTGATCGATTCGGCCAGCGTGTACTTCCACGCTTCGCGGCGATTCATCGAGATGGGGCTGGTTCGCGTCGGCGATGTGTGCGGAATGAGTCCCAACCGGCGCGCGAGAATCGATAGGCGCAGCATGTGGAACGGATCACTCACGAGGATGACGTCGCGCGTGGGCTCGGCGTCCATGAGTGACGCGACATGTTCGAGCGATGCCGACGTCGTTCGGCCGGAATTCTCGATCATGATCGCGCGCGCCGGCACACCATGCTCTATCGCGTAGCGCTGGCCGACCGCCGCCTCACTCGTCGTATCGCGATCGCCGAAGCCGCCGGTGAAGATGATCTTCGGTGCCAGGCCGCGACGCCACAAATCGATCGCGTGATCCAGCCGCGCACGCAACACCGGCGACGGCCGGCCAACATACTGCGCCGCGCCGAGGACGACGATCGCCGACGAAGGCTGCGCGGCGTCGCGGCGCTCCCAGACGATGACGCCGGCCAGCGATACGACCCACGCGCCCACCATGAGCGCGCCCAGCAACCAGCCAAGCTGCCACCAGTTCGCTCGTCGTCGTGGACGCATCCGCGCGGCGCGGCGCCTACACCGGCGCCAGCGACATCGTACCGCCGGATGCGTGGGATTCTGTCATGGTCGCGAAATTAGTAGTTTGCGCGCCATGGACACCACCCCCGCATTTCCGACCCTGCGCATCGTCTCGCACCCGCTCGTGCAGCACAAGCTGAGCATTCTGCGCGATCGCGAGACGCCGACCAAGATCTTCAAGGAGCTCGTCGACGAGATCGCGATGCTCATGGCGTACGAGGCGACGAGCGATCTCGCGGTCGAAGACGCGGTGGTCGAGACGCCGCTCGAGCGAACGGTTGGACATCGCGTCAGCGGCAAGAAGCTCACGCTCGTTCCCATTCTTCGCGCCGGTCTCGGGATGGTCGAAGGCGTGTATCGCATCATGCCTGGTGCGCGCGTGGGGCACATTGGTCTCTATCGAGATCATGACACGCTCGAGCCGGTGGACTACTACTTCAAGGTGCCGAGCGATGCATCCGAGCGCGATTTCTTTGTGCTCGACCCGATGCTGGCGACTGGCGGCAGCGCCGCCGCCGCGGTGAGCTCACTCAAGCGCGCGGGCGCGACGCGCATTCGCTTCATGTGTCTGGTCGCGGCACCCGAAGGAGTGAAGCGGCTGGCCGGTGTGCATCCCGACGTGATGATCTACTGCGCGGCGTTGGACCGCGAGTTGAACGAGCATGGGTACATACTGCCGGGACTCGGCGACGCGGGAGACCGGTTGTTCGGAACGCGGTGAGCGATGGGCGCTGGGCGGTGGGCGTGAAATCAAAAGGCGACGGAATCTTCTCCGTCGCCTTTGCCGTTTCGCCCAACGCCCAGCGCCCACCGCCCAGCCCTACCCGAACCACTCCCGCGGACAATCCCGCTGCTGTCGCGCCGCGTCGATGACCCACTGCTGCGTCTGCGGATCCACGATTTCGGAGACCACCCGATTGAACCAGGCGCTTGCGAGCTTCGTGTCCCCCACTCGCCTCCACAGTTCGCCGACGAGATACGTCAGCACCGCTCGCTCGTCGCGCGCCACCCCGTCGAAGCTTCCGAGCGCCTCTTCGAATTTCCAGCCGGCCTTCCGCCGGAAGAACCGCTCCGCTTCGATGTCCCCTTCATCCACACAGCACCACGCGGCGCGCAGCAGCAGATCCGCGACATGTCGCGCTTCCATCCCCTGCCACTCCGCGACCTTCGCGGCGGCTTCGTACTTCTCGGAGCCCGTGAGTGTGCCGCACGTCACACACGGCGCGAGCTCATTCCACACGCGCTCCTTCAGCCCCGTGGAGACTTCAGTCTCATCCGTGAAGTCGCGATCGGAGCCCGAATAGCCGCAGCGATTGCACGTGTGAATGAGATAGGGCAGCGGCTGCGTGCCGGCCGCGCGCTCATGAAAGTCGGTGCGCTTACCACCGAACGAATTCGTCGACACCACCGTCTGCGAGCGGAATCGCGTCTCGCAAATGGGGCACTGGAGTTCAACTTGCTGTAGCGTCGTCATCGGTGCATCTCCTCTTCCACTTCCGCTATCCCCGCCTCCCGGAATGACGTAGAAGGGAAAAACTGTGCCATTTGCCGAATGAGTCGTCGTTTGGTCGCATGTTCTACTTGTTGGGGTATCAGCCGCTTACTATCATTCGCGCGTCCGAGTAACACGGAATTCGTGTCGCGACGCCCTCCCCGCGCCCGGTCGAGATGCTGATCAACCTGCTGCCAGACTTCTTCACCGTTCTCGATAGCACCGACCGACTCGCCGCCTACCAGCGCTACTTCGCCAGCCACCGCAAGCTCCTCGAGTCGTACTGGCACAACTACGTCATCGATCCCGACAGTCCGCATTTCACGGACATCGCGCGCTCGACTGTCAACGCGAATCGCGCGGATCTGCGTACCATGCTCGAGCGCACGGACATCGTATCGCTCGCGCGCAACACCGAGCAGCAGTGCCGGGAATTGCTTGCGATGGATTGTGACGTCGACGTCGTGATCATGGTCGGCGTCGGCGCCGCGAACGCGGGTGAGCTCGTCGTCGACGGCCGCGGCATCGCGTTCGTCTGCCTCGAGCACTTCACCGGACAAACCAATCCACAGACCGAAGGCTTGGGCCTCGATCCGGAGCTCGTTCCTCTGTGGCTCGCGCACGAGATTGCGCACGTCGTGCGCTACACGTCGCCGACGAGCCGCAGCGAGATGAAGGAGATCATCGAGCAGGCTGCCGGTTACTACTCGTACTGGGACACCGGCCGGCGGGCCACGCTACGCGAGCTGCTGGTCAACGAAGGGCTCGCGGTGAACGTCGCGCGCACGATCAGCCCCGGACACGCGGCGTGGGAATACTTCGGGTACGAGCGTCGGCAGTACGCCGACGTCAGGCAGCTCGAGTCGGTGATGTCGAAAGCGATCTCGCCGGATCTCGATCAGTCAGGCTTGGGCCTGCGCCTTCGCTATCTGTCGGGCGGCATGAGCGACGAGGCGCGCACCGTCGATCATTACGTCTTGCCCGAACGCGCCGGGTATTACCTGGGCGCGCGCATGTGTGAGCCGGCGATCGCGGCGAACGGACTGGCCTGGGCTCTCCGCGCCAACGCGCGCGAAATCACCGCACTCGGCCACATGGCGGCAATGACCGCCTAGCGCGGCCTCGCGTCATTTCCCGACACAGAACCTCCGAAAGACTTCGTCGAGCACGTCCTCGACGTCGACGACGCCAATCAAATCTTCTAACGCACCGACCGCCGCGCGCAGGTGAACCGCCGCAACCGGCGCGGGCACGTCATCGTTCGTCCACCGATCGCGAAACGCGCGTACTTCGTCGAGCGCCGCACGAATCGCAAACGCGTGACGTTCGTTCGTCAGGATCGGTGCATCCGGCGTAGCGGTCTCTGCCCCGTGCGCGGCAAGCGACGCGGCGACGTCGATCAGCTCGGTCAAACCTTCGCCGGTTTCGGCGCTAACCGCGACCAACGGGCGCTCGCCGATTTCGTATCCGCCGCCGATCGTCTCGCCCGGGCGCAAGAGATCGCTTTTCGTGCGAACCATCACGACCGGCGTATCGTCGCGCTCAGTTCGCTCGGCAAGCGCTCGTTGGATGTCGCGCAGCGACTGCTCGTCGTCTCCGCAAGCCAGCACCACCGCCGCGCGCGCGATGTATGAGGTGCTGACTTCGACGCCGAGACGCTCCACCGGATCCACCGCCTCGCGCATGCCTGCCGTATCGACGAGCCGCAGCGGCAAGCGCGGCGTGTCGATGACCGCCTCGATCGCATCGCGCGTCGTGCCGGGAACATCGGTCACGATCGCCCGCCGTTCGCCGAGGAGTGCGTTGAACAGCGAGGACTTGCCGACGTTCGGCGCGCCGGCGAGAACCACGAGCGCTCCCTCGCGCACGAGCTCACCGGTGTGCACGGTCGCGGCCAAGCGGGTCAATGCGTCGACGACGCGATCGGTTGCCGCGATTATGCGCGCCGGCGCAATAGGACCGTCGTCTTCCTCAGGAAAATCGATGTCGTACGCGATCAGCGCCTCGAGCCCGACCAGCTCGTCGCGCAGCGCCAGAATGCGCCGGCTCAAACCACCATCGAGTTGCGTGAGCGCCACCTGCTGCGCCGCGCGCGACGTCGCCGAGATCAGATCACCAACCGCTTCCGCCTGCAGCAAGTCGAGCTTGCCGTTCAACAACGCGCGGCGCGTGAATTCACCGGCTCGCGCGAGTCGAGCGCCGCGTGCGATCAGCGCTCCCGTGATCGTCACGGGCACGAGCAATCCGCCGTGGGTGATGATTTCCACAGCATCTTCGCCGGTGAACGAGGCCGGTGCGTCGTAGCGAATGACGATCGACTCGTCGAGGAGAACGCCGTCGGCGCCGTGAACTCGCGAGAGCGTCGCGATGCGTGGCAGGTTCGGCCACCGCTCGACGGCGTTGCGCGCGATGTCGTGCGCACGCCTTCCGGAAACGCGAATCACCGCGAGTGCGCCGCGGCCGCTCGCCGTCGCGTTGGCGACGATCGTGTCGGAGAGATCGAACGGGTTGTCGGTGACGATGGCGGACATGCGCGGGCCGTTCAGGCGGCGCCGATGCTCAGCGATTCACCCGGCTCGATGATCTTGACCGCGGTCGCAAGGTGGTGCGTCGCCAATCGCGCGCGCAGGCGGCGAATGGCGTCGTGCGCGGTCGCCGTCACGTGGCGGAAGGTGCCCCAGTGGTAGGGCACGAGCGTTTTCGCACGAAGACGCTCGAAGAGTGTGAGCGCGTCTTCGTGCGTCAGATGACCCTTTCGAAATCCCGGCTTCCACCAAGGCGCGTACCCGATCGGCAGGAGCGCGAGATCGAGCTCGCGCCCGTTCTTCCACAGCACGCGCTCGACCAGATGATGTGTATCTTCGACCAACGCCGTGTCGCCGGCGAAGAAGATCGTTTCGCCGGCGTCGAGCAAATACATGTTCGCGTCGCTGCGCCAGCGGTCGAAGCCGTAACGATTGCCGCGATGTGTGGCGCTCGCCGCGTGAATTTCGACGTCCTTCACGCGCACCGAGCCACCCGGCGCGATATCGACGGCGTGATCGAACCCCAGACGGCGAAGCCATTTCGCGATCACCGGCGGCGCGAAGAGCGGAATCTTTCGCGACAATCG from Gemmatimonadaceae bacterium encodes the following:
- a CDS encoding DUF2268 domain-containing putative Zn-dependent protease (predicted Zn-dependent protease with a strongly conserved HExxH motif) — encoded protein: MLINLLPDFFTVLDSTDRLAAYQRYFASHRKLLESYWHNYVIDPDSPHFTDIARSTVNANRADLRTMLERTDIVSLARNTEQQCRELLAMDCDVDVVIMVGVGAANAGELVVDGRGIAFVCLEHFTGQTNPQTEGLGLDPELVPLWLAHEIAHVVRYTSPTSRSEMKEIIEQAAGYYSYWDTGRRATLRELLVNEGLAVNVARTISPGHAAWEYFGYERRQYADVRQLESVMSKAISPDLDQSGLGLRLRYLSGGMSDEARTVDHYVLPERAGYYLGARMCEPAIAANGLAWALRANAREITALGHMAAMTA
- the mnmE gene encoding tRNA uridine-5-carboxymethylaminomethyl(34) synthesis GTPase MnmE, which codes for MSAIVTDNPFDLSDTIVANATASGRGALAVIRVSGRRAHDIARNAVERWPNLPRIATLSRVHGADGVLLDESIVIRYDAPASFTGEDAVEIITHGGLLVPVTITGALIARGARLARAGEFTRRALLNGKLDLLQAEAVGDLISATSRAAQQVALTQLDGGLSRRILALRDELVGLEALIAYDIDFPEEDDGPIAPARIIAATDRVVDALTRLAATVHTGELVREGALVVLAGAPNVGKSSLFNALLGERRAIVTDVPGTTRDAIEAVIDTPRLPLRLVDTAGMREAVDPVERLGVEVSTSYIARAAVVLACGDDEQSLRDIQRALAERTERDDTPVVMVRTKSDLLRPGETIGGGYEIGERPLVAVSAETGEGLTELIDVAASLAAHGAETATPDAPILTNERHAFAIRAALDEVRAFRDRWTNDDVPAPVAAVHLRAAVGALEDLIGVVDVEDVLDEVFRRFCVGK
- a CDS encoding MBL fold metallo-hydrolase, which codes for MKVTYIGHATLLLELGGATILTDPNFDPKLGRLLPRVSAPGIALDKLPSLDALLLTHAHADHLSFESLERLSRKIPLFAPPVIAKWLRRLGFDHAVDIAPGGSVRVKDVEIHAASATHRGNRYGFDRWRSDANMYLLDAGETIFFAGDTALVEDTHHLVERVLWKNGRELDLALLPIGYAPWWKPGFRKGHLTHEDALTLFERLRAKTLVPYHWGTFRHVTATAHDAIRRLRARLATHHLATAVKIIEPGESLSIGAA